The Horticoccus luteus DNA window TGGCTTTCCCAGCGCGCGATCCGCGCCCGACGCCGCCAGTTCCTCCGGCGAGAGCGGCTCGCGAATCGTGGTGAGGAGAATCGTTTTCAGTCCCGCGAGCATCGGCTCCGACCGGACCTGCCGCAGCAGATCGAACCCCGTGGTGTCGGACAACTTCATGTCGATCGCCACGAGCGCGAATGGCCGCTGCGCGCGCACCGCCGCGCGTAACGCCGTCATCCCCGCCCCGCCGCGAACCGCCACCGAGCAATCGAGTCCCGCCGCCGAAAATTGCCGCCGCAACGCCTCGCCGCTCCGCTCGTGATCGTCGATCACCAGCGCCCGGAGCGAGCGCCACGCCGGCGGCGCCGCGAGGTCCCGGTAATCCGCCTCCGCCCCTTCAAACTCGGCCGTGAACCAAAACGTCGACCCGCGCCCCGCCGCGCTTTCCACGCCGAGCTCGCCGCCCATCAAGCCCACCAGTTGCCGCGAAATCGCCAGCCCCAGCCCGGACCCGCCGTATTTCCGCGTCGTGCTGCCATCCGCCTGCACGAACGGCTGAAACAACCGCCCCTGCTGCTCGGGCGTAATTCCGATGCCCGTATCCCGCACTTCGAAGCGCAGCCGCACGCTCCGCCCCACTTCCGCCACCTGCCGCACGCGCACTTCCACTTCTCCCGTTTCGGTAAATTTCACCGCGTTGCCGGCGAGGTTCACCAGCACCTGGCGCAGGCGGCCCGCATCGCCGATCAGCCGCGTCTTCATGCCTTCGTCGATCAGGTAAACCAGCTCCAGATTCTTTGCGGCCGCGCGATCCGCCAGCAATTCGAGGCAGCCTTCCACCGGTTCACGAATGTCGAACGGTGTCGCCTCAAACACGAGCTGCCCTGCCTCGATGCGCGAGAAATCCAGGATGTCGTTGATGATCGTGAGCAGCGATTGCGCGCTCGTGCCGACGATCGCCGCGAGCGCCCGCTGATTCTCCGTCAATTCCGTGTCCGTCAACAACCCCACGGCCCCGATCACGCCGTTGATCGGCGTCCGGATTTCGTGGCTCACGTTGGCCAGAAACTGCGACTTCAACCGCGCCGATTCCTCCGCCGCCGCCCGCGCATCGCGCAACGCCTTTTCACTCTGCTTGCGCTCCGTGATGTCCGACGTCGTGCCGATCAACCGCACCGGGTTTCCGCTCGGATCGCGGCGCACGACCAGACTCCGGCTCAACACCCACAGATAGCTGCCGTCCTTGCGCCGCAACCGGTGTTCGTTCACGCAGCTGCGCGTGCGCCCCGCCATGTGTTCGTGCAACGCCACCTGCATCGCCGGCGCATCGTCCGGATGGATGCGTCCCATCCATTCCTGCAATGTCGCCCCCAATTCCTCCGGCGCGTAACCCAGCATCTGCGCCCACCGCGGCGAGAGCACCGCTGCGCCCGTTTTGATGTCCACGTCGATGACCGCGTCCCCGGCTCCCTCGATGGCAAACCCCCACCGCTCCTCGCTCACGCGCAACGCCTCGCTCCGCCGCGCCAGCCGCTTCAACATCATCCGCTGCCACCAGAAGATCGCCACGATCGCCGCCAGCGCGAGCCCGCCCGGCAGCACATACGGCCGCAAGTCCGCCAGCCGGATCGGATGCGGCTCCAGCGGCCCGATCCACTTCGCATAAATGCGATCGAAGACGCCGTTGCTGCGCACGGTGGCGATCGCGTCGTTGATCCGCTCCAGACTGCGGGCATCGCCTTTGTGCACCGCGACCCGGTATTCGTGGATGACGTCGTCGATGTATTCCATCTCGAACCGGGAGAACGGATCATTGCCCGCCCGCCGGTAGCTGCGGATGAACAACGCGAAATCCGTCTGGCCGTCTTGCACCGATTTCAACGCCGCGGGCCAGGTGGGATACGCCACGATCGTCGCGCCCCAGCCGCCATGCTCCATCGCGTTCGTGTGCCCGATGCTGCCCGACAGCACCGCGATCCGCTTGCCGGCAAACTCCGCCGTCCGATGCACGTGCGGGCTGTCCGGCCGGAAATACGCCACGCCATGCACGAACGCGTGCCCAATGGAAAAATCCATCTCCTTGCGCCGTTCTTCCCGGATCGTGACGTTCGCCAGCGCGTCCAGCCGTCCGGCTTGAAACTCCTCCAGCACGTGCGCCCACGACCCGGGCACGATTTCAAAATCCACGCGCCCGGTGTTTTCCAACGCCGCCAGAAAATCCGCCGTGAAGCCCGTCAGGTGTCCGTTCGCATCCACATACGAGAGCGGATCCGAGTTGTTCTCCACTCCGATCCGCAACGGCGCAGCCGCCCCCAGCAACGCCGGGAACACGAGCAACAGGAAACACAAATAAAGGTATCGCATTCGGGGTGACTTGGAAGGTCGCTGCGCCCTCGGGCCTCCGCCGCTCGCTGGATCGCCGGATCCGGCGCGGTGAACCCCCGGGTGCAAGGTCGCCTTGCGCCCCTCACCGAAAGGCATTTTGCCCGAATCACGAGCCTGAAACGGCCCGCCCTCTACCGCGGTCGCGGGCTCCGTTTCCAACACCTTGTTCCGCACGATGCTTACCAGCCAACGCGCGCGGGAACTCGCGCCGCGCCCGGCACACAGTTGGCGGCGTGACTTTCCAAATCGGTCTGCTGCTCAGCCTGATTGCGGTGGCGCTGGTTTTCTTCTCCCTCGAATGGGTTTCCGCCGATGTCGTCGGCCTCGGCCTGCTGCTCGCCCTCGTCCTCACCGGCCTGCTGCCGGCGGAACGCGCCTTCGCGAGCTTCGGGAGCGATACTGTCCTGATGATCCTCGGGCTGTTGATCATGACCGCCGCCCTCCTTAAAACCGGCGTCGTCGATC harbors:
- a CDS encoding response regulator, giving the protein MRYLYLCFLLLVFPALLGAAAPLRIGVENNSDPLSYVDANGHLTGFTADFLAALENTGRVDFEIVPGSWAHVLEEFQAGRLDALANVTIREERRKEMDFSIGHAFVHGVAYFRPDSPHVHRTAEFAGKRIAVLSGSIGHTNAMEHGGWGATIVAYPTWPAALKSVQDGQTDFALFIRSYRRAGNDPFSRFEMEYIDDVIHEYRVAVHKGDARSLERINDAIATVRSNGVFDRIYAKWIGPLEPHPIRLADLRPYVLPGGLALAAIVAIFWWQRMMLKRLARRSEALRVSEERWGFAIEGAGDAVIDVDIKTGAAVLSPRWAQMLGYAPEELGATLQEWMGRIHPDDAPAMQVALHEHMAGRTRSCVNEHRLRRKDGSYLWVLSRSLVVRRDPSGNPVRLIGTTSDITERKQSEKALRDARAAAEESARLKSQFLANVSHEIRTPINGVIGAVGLLTDTELTENQRALAAIVGTSAQSLLTIINDILDFSRIEAGQLVFEATPFDIREPVEGCLELLADRAAAKNLELVYLIDEGMKTRLIGDAGRLRQVLVNLAGNAVKFTETGEVEVRVRQVAEVGRSVRLRFEVRDTGIGITPEQQGRLFQPFVQADGSTTRKYGGSGLGLAISRQLVGLMGGELGVESAAGRGSTFWFTAEFEGAEADYRDLAAPPAWRSLRALVIDDHERSGEALRRQFSAAGLDCSVAVRGGAGMTALRAAVRAQRPFALVAIDMKLSDTTGFDLLRQVRSEPMLAGLKTILLTTIREPLSPEELAASGADRALGKPVRHRALEEALRALLGREQRENPTPALGRNDAAAGLVKDGPAVRILVAEDNRVNQTVIRKQLEKFGYDPVLVENGRQAVEAVKAEVFDVVLMDCQMPEMDGIEATRHIRAWEVAQSQSGSERRPVHIVALTAHAIKGDREQCLAAGMNDYLSKPVRAEDIAAAIQRAPRNS